Proteins from a genomic interval of Paucidesulfovibrio longus DSM 6739:
- a CDS encoding GmrSD restriction endonuclease domain-containing protein, with translation MPPCYSVNSHSVETILAWVKACEIAIPEIQRPFVWDAANVRDLLDSFYNGYPVGYLIAWRNPNVRLKDGSISEGKKVLIDGQQRVTALMAAVLGQKVLTKDYQFVRIRIAFNPLERKFEVLNPAIGKDVSWIPDVSSILCRSTFPVDVYEDYCAKNSGADKGEVLQTLTNLQSLRNNQIGFIELAHELDIETVTEIFIRINSKGVVLNQADFAMSKIAASDQYGGPILRKAIDYFCQLAVAPDFHSQLAERDTAFAATDWFRKMSWLKNENEDLYDPSYTDVLRVACVSAFERGKLADLVSLLSGRNFETRQYEDEIAEASFKTLGDGVMSFINETHFQRFLMIIRSAGFIAPHMIRSQNALNFAYALYLKLRMEKYDPAVIEKLVRRWFVLSLLTSRYSGSFESRFDSDIKRARGGGFVDCLEQTEKAELSDSFWEFGLVQELEKASTNSPYLKIYWAAQVKLGDRGLLSKEITVRDLIAHRGDIHHIFPKDYLKKNGMKRGEYNQIANFAYTQSEINIKVGNKSPKEYFADILKQCADQCLRVGAICDESQLRDNLSTNCIPDSTLQMEHTDYKTFLAERRNLMSMKIKNYYSTL, from the coding sequence ATCGCCATCCCCGAGATCCAGCGCCCCTTTGTCTGGGACGCCGCCAATGTCCGAGACCTGCTTGACTCCTTCTACAACGGATACCCCGTGGGTTACCTCATCGCTTGGCGCAACCCAAACGTGCGCCTCAAGGATGGCTCCATATCCGAAGGCAAGAAGGTCCTCATCGACGGACAGCAGCGCGTTACCGCCCTCATGGCGGCGGTGCTGGGGCAGAAGGTACTCACCAAGGACTACCAGTTCGTAAGGATACGGATAGCCTTCAACCCGCTGGAAAGGAAATTCGAGGTTTTGAACCCCGCCATCGGCAAGGACGTATCCTGGATTCCCGATGTCTCGTCCATTCTGTGCCGCTCCACATTCCCCGTGGACGTCTACGAGGACTACTGCGCCAAGAACTCGGGAGCCGACAAGGGGGAAGTCCTTCAGACACTGACCAACCTCCAGTCACTGCGGAACAATCAGATCGGCTTCATAGAGCTCGCCCACGAACTGGACATCGAAACGGTGACGGAGATTTTCATCCGCATCAACTCCAAGGGCGTTGTACTGAACCAGGCCGATTTCGCCATGTCCAAGATTGCCGCCAGCGACCAGTATGGCGGACCGATTCTGCGTAAGGCCATTGACTATTTCTGCCAGCTGGCTGTGGCCCCGGACTTCCATTCTCAGCTCGCGGAACGGGATACTGCCTTTGCGGCCACGGACTGGTTCCGAAAGATGTCCTGGCTCAAGAACGAGAATGAGGACCTTTACGATCCGTCCTATACGGATGTTCTTCGTGTGGCCTGCGTGTCCGCCTTTGAGCGCGGCAAACTCGCCGACTTGGTGAGCCTGCTTTCGGGAAGGAATTTTGAGACACGCCAGTACGAGGATGAAATCGCCGAGGCATCCTTCAAGACGCTGGGGGATGGGGTCATGAGCTTCATCAACGAGACCCATTTCCAGCGCTTTCTGATGATCATCCGGTCGGCCGGGTTCATTGCCCCGCACATGATTCGATCTCAGAACGCCTTGAACTTTGCGTATGCCCTCTACCTCAAGCTGAGAATGGAAAAGTATGACCCGGCGGTAATCGAGAAGCTGGTCCGGCGGTGGTTCGTTCTTTCCCTTCTTACCTCCCGGTACTCAGGTTCATTCGAGAGCCGGTTCGATTCCGACATCAAGCGCGCCCGGGGTGGTGGGTTTGTCGACTGCCTTGAGCAGACGGAGAAAGCTGAGCTATCTGATTCGTTCTGGGAATTCGGTCTTGTCCAAGAGCTTGAGAAGGCTTCCACGAACAGCCCCTACCTCAAGATATACTGGGCCGCCCAGGTCAAACTAGGAGACAGGGGGTTGCTCTCGAAAGAGATCACTGTGCGTGACCTGATAGCTCACCGGGGAGACATTCATCACATTTTTCCCAAAGACTACCTCAAGAAGAACGGCATGAAACGCGGAGAGTACAATCAGATCGCCAACTTTGCCTATACCCAGAGTGAAATCAACATCAAGGTCGGCAATAAATCTCCCAAGGAATACTTTGCGGATATATTAAAGCAATGTGCTGACCAATGTCTAAGAGTAGGAGCTATTTGTGACGAGAGCCAGTTGAGAGACAATCTTTCGACAAACTGCATTCCTGATAGCACACTGCAAATGGAACACACAGACTACAAAACGTTTTTGGCTGAACGCAGAAATTTAATGTCCATGAAAATCAAGAACTATTACTCAACCCTGTAA